The Nostoc sp. 'Peltigera membranacea cyanobiont' N6 genome contains the following window.
CGGCTCCGACTCCATTAGACCGCAAATAATGCGCCAACTGGTTAGCACGACAATTCAACTCGTGGTACGTCAATTGTTGATTCTCAAACACCACTGCCACAGCTTCGGGTGTCCTCAAAGACTGCTCCTCAAATAACTGATGAATACATTTATCGAAGGCGTAGTCTACTTGAGTATCATTCCACTCGATTAATAACTGTCGTTCCTCAGATTGTGTGAGCATTGGTAATTGGTCAATTCGTTGCTGGGGATTTGCCACAATTGCTGAAAGCATTGTTACAAAATGCCCCATCATCCGCGCGATTGTGCTGTCATCAAATAAGTCAGTGTTGTAATTCCATGTACCTTTGAGTGAGTCTGTCCCCTCAAGAATGGTTAAGGTTAAATCAAAGGCGGCTCCTTTAGACTCTGGAATTATTGATTCCAAAATCAAACCATCCATATCCATCAGGTGAGAGCGATCGCAGACGAAGGCTACCTGATAGAGTGGCGAAAAACTGGGGTTGCGGACAGGTTGCAGTTGCTCTAGCAGCAGGGAAAAGGGATAATCTTGATGGTCTTGGGCATTTAATACACAAGAGTGCGATCGCTCCAGCAACTCTTTAAAAGTCGGTTTTCCTGAAAGGTCTCCTCGCAAGACCACAGGATTAGTAAAGTGACCCACAATATTTTCAAATTCTGAACGGCTCCGATTCTCCATTGGAGAGCCAATTAAAATATCTTCTTGATTGGTATAACGTAGTAATAGTATTTGTAATGCTGTTAATAAAAGGATATACAGAGACGCACCTTCTCTAGTTGCCAATTCTGTGAGCAATTGCCGCAGTTCTTGTTCAATAGTAAAAAAGCGGGAAGCGCCGTTATAGGTTTGGATTTGAGGTCTTGGTCGATCTGTTGGCAAATTTAGCAATGGCAACTCACCAGATAGCTGTTGCTGCCAGTAAGTCAACAAACTTTCTCCATCTGAACTAGCGAGCATTTGCTCTGACCACTTGACGTAATCTTGATATTGATAGTTTTGTGCTGATAGTTGGGCTGCTTCACCTTTTGCGTAGGCGTAGCCCGTCGTAGACATCGCTTTATACAAGGCGCAAAGTTCACTGATCATAATTTCTAAAGAACAGAAATCTCCCACTATCTGATGTAGCGTGATTAAGAGAATATGTTCTTTTGTTGCTAATTTATCAGTTTTAATGTGGTTAATTAATAAATCAAAGCGCAATATCGGGACTTGTTCTAAGTCGAAGGGGCGATCGCTTTTTTCTGAGAGCCAGTTGTTTACATCATCTTGGCTAAGGGCGAAAGCGTCTTGGATGCTAAAGTCAACTTGCTGATTTTTGTGAACTCTTTGCACTGGTTCGCCGTCAATGATTGCAAAGGTAGTCCTTAAAACTGGATGCCTTTCAAATAAAGCTTGTGCTGCTTGCTTTAGGGCAGCAATATCTAAATTTGTAACTAATTTTGCTGCATATGTAACGTTGTAAGCAGTACTGCTGGGTGCTAATTGATATGAAAACCAAAGTGCCTTTTGACCGTGAGATAAGGGATAATTTGTAACCTGCTCGGTACTCTGGGATAAAATTTGGATAATTTCTGCTTCAGATTGCTTAATTTTCCCCAATAACTCAGGAGTCAGTGAATGATGCTGTATACCAACCACAAGGTGTAGCACCCGAAGGTAAGGCAACGCGAAAACCTCTACTTGCAACCAGAACTAACCGCCGCCGCGCCTGGGGCAACCCAAAGTCAGCCATGTTGACCACGCTGTAATTGACCGAGTACCCCTCTTGCTCCAAAGCATTCAGGATGATGGCAAAACTCTGACTGTTCTGATAGCGTGGAACATTTTCGAGCGTGAACACCCGTAGCTGCAACTGTTGGATGGCTTCTGCAACTGCGATCGCTGCACTCAGGTCGTCAGGCGTTTCAATACCCTTACCCGCTTTGGCTGTATGGGCTTGACTGAAGTTGGCGCATACTGGGGAGGCATGGAGGTAATCGGGGCGGCGGGGAAAACCTAGAAATCCTAACCGTGCTATTTCTTGAACTGTTAGCTGGATTATTCTACAGCCGTATTCGTTAAAGTTGTGGTCATGGGTTTTGGCGATCGCCCTGCTCAGTTCTGGCTTACTTGGGTCAAACTCTACTGCAATGACTGGGCGAATCCCGGCTTCAACCATCCCGGCTTCAATCCCGCCGCCACCAGCGAAAAGTATTACGGCGATCGGAGCATCATCTGGAAGAACTGGTTTTAATTTTGTGTTATCAAAATTTTTGCAGACATCTAATTTTGGTGATGACTTTTTGGATTTCGCTTTTTTGATAAAAGCGATAATATCTTCCTTAGTTGCCCCCTGTTGTTGCAGTGTCCGAATCATGTGGACAGCGCCAGGGGGAATTGAGCCGATACTTTTACCCTTCCAAACGCCGTTGTGTTTTTCCTTCCAATTAAATCCCCATCGCCAACAAAAGGGGTCATTTGGGTCACGTTCACCAATTACACGGGGATAAAAAGCGTTTGAGCCATCAAGTAGCCTTTTAGTTTCGAGGTACGGATAGAGGCATCCTTGACTATGAGGCTGTGGGGCTTTAAGGTCGTTATCTAAGAATTTTTCGGGTATTAGAGATAACTTAGCTATTACTGATTTAGTCATGCAGCCACCTCCATGACCAAATCATCGGGTACTTCAAATATCCCCAATCGCCCAATGTAAGGAATTGGTGTGATTTCTCGCGGGTTCTCCAGCTTCCAATGATATTGCCCAGGCATTCCCCAGCCAGACGCAACTTGTGAGAACCGGCAGTCAACTATTGTGACAATACCGATAACTTGACCGCGACGTAAAGAGATTAACTCTGGGATTACTACCCCCATGCTTTGACAAAATTCTTTCGCTAACTGGTACTCTTTTTTGGTGCAGGTTTTTGCGGCGTGAATCAGAATGTCGCCGCGATAATGAATGGGCCAACCACGGTTTTCAATATCCTTGAGAGCATAAATTATTGCCCATGCCCAAGGCTGACGGACAGATAGCGCTTTCACGGGTTTTAAAACTCCAGCAATTGAATGTATGCGTCTAATGCCGCGATCGCTGGATGTGGATGTGGCTTTGAACGCAGTCCGTTGCAGATTGTGGCGATAGCTCCAAGTTCTGTGAAAGTGAAATTGATATTGGACTGACGGTCAGAACAGCGATGTAGAACTGTTAGAAGAACAAAATTCAACTGTCTGAGAATTACATCTTCAGCTACATGAAGTCGCCAAGTAAGGTTTTCGGAAGTAACCGAACGCCAGGGGTTATCGAAAGAACACTTTTCAACTTCGGGCAGCACTTTTACCTTAAACCTGTAATCTCGGTCAGTAGTAGAACATTCATCAGGGGCAAGAGCCGCCCATTGTTGTAAAAGTTGTTGGTAAGTTTCAATTATTCTTAGTTCCCTATCTTGCGTAAAAGACAATGTTTATCCTCCAATAGAGCCTTAAAAACTACGACCACGAGATAAATTCTTGAATCTGGTGAACTGATGGTCAAACAAAAGCTTGACTGTACCAGTGGGGCCATTGCGTTGCTTGCGAACAACTAACTCAGCAATGCCACGATCTGGGGTATCGGGGTTGTACATTTCTTCGCGGTAAAGCATGATCACAACATCGCTGTCTTGCTCAACAGCACCACTGTCTTTTAAATCACTAAGTACAGGGCGTTTATCGTTACGGTGTTCAACTTCGCGGTTGAGTTGGGACAAAGCCAGTACAGGCACATCCAAATCTTTGGCTAATCTTTTTAATCCTCGGCTGATTTCACCGACTCTTTGAGCCATGTTCACCCGTGAATCAGTATCAAGCGCCATAAGCTGTAAGTAGTCAATGATCACAAGCCCAACACCACCATAATGGGATGAAATTCGGCGGACTTGGCTACGGATTTCATTAAGAGAAGGGCAAGATTCGTCGTTGATGAAAATCTGTTGTTCGCTTAACTGCGCGATCGCCACGCTCAAAGGTTGCCACTGGCTGTCAGAGACATTCCCCGTTTCTAGAAAATTGTTTTCAATGCCAGATTCACTGCTTAAAAATCGCTGTACGTACTCATCAGTAGACATTTCCAAGCTGAAAACGCAGATCGGCATCTTCCCAGTTTTGGCAACATTGAGAGCGAGATTACCAGCCAAAGCGGATTTACCAACAGAAGGACGAGCAGCCAGTACATACAACCGCCCTTTGCGAAAACCACCGCCGAGTATATTGTCCAGGTCATAAAATCCACTGCTTGCTGCTGGTGATCCCTTACCAGTATGACGCGCTTCAATTTCGGTAAAAGTGTCGGCTAAGGCATGAGAAATATGAACCAAGTCAGAGGCAGAATGCTCAGACGCAATGCTGTAGACTTTTTGTTCGGCTTCGTCGAGAATTACAGGTAAATCAGTTTCGGTGGCATAGCCGAGTTGAACAATCTCAGTGCCAGCAAGGATTAACTGCCGCCTTTGGTATTTTTCCATTACCAAGTCAGCTAAAACATCGATGTTCACAGCTGAAACAGTACGGTCAACCAGACTGGCAAGTTTATTGCGTCCACCGATACGGAACAATAAACCATTATCAGACAACCAGTTGGTGATGCAAAGCAAATCCGTTGGTAATCCTTGGCTGTACAGTCGTAGGGCTGCTTGATAAATGTCTTTGTGGGCATTGATGTAAAAAGCATCTGCACTCAGACGATCGCTTATTCGGCTCATGGCGCTTGGGTCGAGCATGATGCCACCGAGTATTACTTCTTCAGCCTCAATGCTTTGAGGGGGTAAGCGGTCTTGTTGCGATGTGAAGTTTGTTTTATCTTGTGTCATAAATCCTCAAACAGAAGTTGGAATTCGGAAGTCGGAGGTCGGAAGTTGCAAGTTAAGAGTGAAAAACAGGGGTAGGGGAAGTCAGGAAGAAAGCCGAATTTGGATAAAATACTTCCGACTTCCGACTTACTACCTCCGACTTCAACTCATGCAGCTTGCGGATGTAAGTACACATACATTTGAGGATGTGTAAGTTTTAACCAATCCAACCATTTGAGCGTTGCACCTGGGTGTTGTTGGTCATAGCGAGTGCTGAAAGAAGCGATCGCTTTGTCTTTACCAACTTCATCCATGCGATCTAGAAGTTCGCTGAATGTGGCTTTATGCCAATCAAGAGAACGATTTGAGTAGTAACCGATGGGTTGGTCGTTGGCTTTTGATTGTTCAGTTTGCGGTGTAGATGATTCAAGAACTCTTGACCAATAAACCAGCAGTTCTTCTAAACCAGCTTTACTCACCTCCAAATTGCTGATTGATTTGATCACAGTGGGGACTTTTTGCTGCCAATTAACCTTGTCCCACTCGGCTCTCTCCTTGGCGATTAACTCCACCAAACGGCGATCGCAAGTTTGGTAAATGTTGTCTCTGCAAGAAGTACGCCAGGGGAAACGCCAAGAACGGAGCTTGATTTCATTTCTGTAAACTGCGGGTAAAGGCTCAGATGCCAAGATGCCGGGGTCAAGCAAGATGTGATTGAGCAAATCATCAATCGACTGAAATTTTGGTTTGCTTGGTTTCTTGTTTGCTTGTTCGTTTTTTTTATCGAACAACCCCGCCGCAATAGTTGGTCTACATGAGGGAATGTCTGTTTGATGCAAAGACCCGGAATTTTTTAACAACGAAGTGGGTTGTTGTGGGGTTGTTGTGGGGTTGGTTTTTCTGGGGTTGGTTCTTCTAAGCTTGGTTTTTTTGAAGTTGGTTCTTCAAGTTCAACTTCTTTCGTTGTTAAATCAAGTTCTTCTTTTTCACACACACTTTCTTGGGTGGGGGGCGCGGGTGGCGAAGCCAGGGGCGCATTGTGTGTAATCTCTGAAGTAATCTTTGAAGTAATCTCTGTATCTATTAGATCATCTTGACAAAATGTTAATTTTAAATTTGACATTTTGTTAAGTTCTAACTCACCATTTTGTAAACTTGGACTTTGACATTTTGTTAAATTACCATTTTGTAAACTTGGACTTTGACATTTTGTTAAATTACCATTTTGGTCAGAACGGGCAAATGTTGTCTTAATCCGCTCAGGAGCATTAGGAGGAGCTTGTACAACAGCTTGTAGTTCATTCAGGAAGTTTTCCCAGTCAATACGGATGTGTTTAATGGGGCTATTTCCAAATTTATAAGTTGCAGTTTTAATCAGATTTTTGGACTGCAAAAGCTTAGTAGCTAAATCAAACTGTCTGGGTGTAATTCTGCACTCCTTCCACCAATCATCACGCTTTTTAGCCAGCCACTTGTACCCATCACGTTCAATTTTGAGTCGGGATTGCCCTTCATGATCCGGTAAATGCCAGTAGATGATCTGACTAAGTAAAATTCCAGCGATTAAGTCACCACCAGCCACGTCTACATAACAACGTTTGACTTCTATCGTGTCCCTAGAACGCGATTCCCAGGCTAGAAAACTGTTTTGATCAGAGAGCCAATTCATCTTTCTAGACCTCCAAAAATCATGTTTTCTGCTAAAATCATGGTTATAATCTCCATTCCTCAAAAATTGTGAGTTTATTCTTCCCCCGCACTGCGCTACAGGCGGGGGTTTTGCTTTATTCACGCATCAAACGGAAATTGTCTAACTTGCAGATGAAGAGGAAACTCTTCAATTTTTCCCCCTTTCTTGTCGCGGGTTTTGAATCGCTGTCCCCGAAATATTGCATTCGCCCCCAACTGTTTCACAAATACGGGTGTTTTCGATTGTTGGCATTGTTGGACAATTGAATTAATCCATTCCATGTGGCATGGTCTGGAATTTGGGCCAGACTCACCACCGACAATTACTAACTGAACATTATTCAAATAGTGAGTGATATCACCCAAATCTTCTAGTAATGGTTCAACTGACCAGAAGCGGATTAAAGCCGGAATTTGAGCAAGAAATTGACTACGTTCTTCTAAAGTGCGGCGATTCTCAATCGAAGTTCCTGACCAAATATTTAAAGGCAATTTGTCTAGTCCATGACAGGAGAGCCATTCATCCATAGATGACAGCATAATTTCTGGGCGTTTGGTGAGAATCTGAAATATTTGATTGGGAGCAACGAACATTCCGTCCAGCATTTCATGTTGCCAAAAACGCGGAACCCACTCACCAAAAACATCAGTCATTGAAGAAACGAAATGCTTTTTAGGTTTTCTTTGGAATCCCCATTTCCGAATAGCTTCTGTATCTAACACTAGTTCGGGTGGTTGTCCAGAGTAGGGTTGCTTGTTTCCGCCAAAGAAAGAGTTTTGATTCAGCTTTTCGCTATAGCAATTTTTACACCCCTCTGAGATTTTTTGACACCACCAACCGCCAACTTTTGCACGGATGATATTATCTGTTAAGTCTGTCCATTCTATGTTTGTTGGCATAAACACCTCTAAAATTTGAAATTAGACAATACATTTGAAAATGGCTAATAAAACACCTCTTACTGAATACGATTCTCCTTGGAAGCAAATACTACAGTTGTATTTTCAAGACTTCATGTTGTTCTTTTTTCCCCAAGCACACAGTGAAATTGATTGGAGTCGTGGTTTTGAGTTTCTAGATCAGGAGCTACAGCAAGTAGTCCGTGATGCGGAATTAGGAAAGCGACTGATCGATAAATTGGTGAAAATTTACCGTATCGGGGGTGAAGAATCTTGGCTATTGATCCATGTCGAAGTCCAAAGCCAGGAAGAAAGCGATTTCCCGAAACGTATGTTTGTATACAACTATCGGATTTTTGACCGTTATAATCGCTCTGTTGCATCATGTGCGGTACTGGGAGATGACAACATCGACTGGCGACCAAATCAATTTGGTTATGAATTGTTTGGCTGTACAGTTGATTTTCAGTTTCCTGTGATCAAGCTGCTAGACTATCAGCAAAGGTTGTCGGAGCTAGAAGCCAGTCGTAACCCCTTTGCTACGGTGGTAATGGCTCACTTGGCAGCAGTGCAAACCCGCAGTAATAGATCGCAAAGGAAACAATCAAAACTGGCTTTAGTACGTCGGCTATACGAGCAGGGGTTTGAACGTGAGGCTGTTGTTAACCTTTTGGCTTTTATTGACTGGATGTTGACGCTACCATTAGATTTAGAGCGAGAATTTCAACGGGAAGTAGAACAATTAGAGGCAGAACAACGTATGCAGTACGTGACATCATTTGAGCGAATTGCCCGAATGGAAGAATTGGTAGAAGCAATAAAATTAGGCTTGGAACTCAAGTTTGGCCCTGAAGCATTAAACCTAGTGCCAGAAATTTCATCGTTGGAAGACGTTGAACTATTAAGAGCAGTGAGAAATGGGATAAAAACAGCAACTACAGTTGATGAATTGCGTCAAATATACCAGTCCTCTACAACTGACAATCTGCCAGAAAATTAGCATTGAAGAATTTAATATTTAGTTTTCTAGGTTCAGTACACTTTAAGTGCTTAAATTAGCTCTAATTAAGCACTTAACGAAGTATCTCCATCACGTTCCTCAACAGGCTGATCAAACTTCAGAGCCTCATCACCCCAACAATCCCAGCCAACTCTAGACTCGCGTGCGAACATCTCCAGTTTGGTCATATCAGGACACAGCTTTTCTACAAGTTCAAAAAACTGTTCGGGCTTACGTGAATGCTCACGCCTGGGAGA
Protein-coding sequences here:
- a CDS encoding ASCH domain-containing protein, whose product is MKALSVRQPWAWAIIYALKDIENRGWPIHYRGDILIHAAKTCTKKEYQLAKEFCQSMGVVIPELISLRRGQVIGIVTIVDCRFSQVASGWGMPGQYHWKLENPREITPIPYIGRLGIFEVPDDLVMEVAA
- the dnaB gene encoding replicative DNA helicase, which translates into the protein MTQDKTNFTSQQDRLPPQSIEAEEVILGGIMLDPSAMSRISDRLSADAFYINAHKDIYQAALRLYSQGLPTDLLCITNWLSDNGLLFRIGGRNKLASLVDRTVSAVNIDVLADLVMEKYQRRQLILAGTEIVQLGYATETDLPVILDEAEQKVYSIASEHSASDLVHISHALADTFTEIEARHTGKGSPAASSGFYDLDNILGGGFRKGRLYVLAARPSVGKSALAGNLALNVAKTGKMPICVFSLEMSTDEYVQRFLSSESGIENNFLETGNVSDSQWQPLSVAIAQLSEQQIFINDESCPSLNEIRSQVRRISSHYGGVGLVIIDYLQLMALDTDSRVNMAQRVGEISRGLKRLAKDLDVPVLALSQLNREVEHRNDKRPVLSDLKDSGAVEQDSDVVIMLYREEMYNPDTPDRGIAELVVRKQRNGPTGTVKLLFDHQFTRFKNLSRGRSF
- a CDS encoding DUF5131 family protein produces the protein MPTNIEWTDLTDNIIRAKVGGWWCQKISEGCKNCYSEKLNQNSFFGGNKQPYSGQPPELVLDTEAIRKWGFQRKPKKHFVSSMTDVFGEWVPRFWQHEMLDGMFVAPNQIFQILTKRPEIMLSSMDEWLSCHGLDKLPLNIWSGTSIENRRTLEERSQFLAQIPALIRFWSVEPLLEDLGDITHYLNNVQLVIVGGESGPNSRPCHMEWINSIVQQCQQSKTPVFVKQLGANAIFRGQRFKTRDKKGGKIEEFPLHLQVRQFPFDA
- a CDS encoding cytosolic protein translates to MANKTPLTEYDSPWKQILQLYFQDFMLFFFPQAHSEIDWSRGFEFLDQELQQVVRDAELGKRLIDKLVKIYRIGGEESWLLIHVEVQSQEESDFPKRMFVYNYRIFDRYNRSVASCAVLGDDNIDWRPNQFGYELFGCTVDFQFPVIKLLDYQQRLSELEASRNPFATVVMAHLAAVQTRSNRSQRKQSKLALVRRLYEQGFEREAVVNLLAFIDWMLTLPLDLEREFQREVEQLEAEQRMQYVTSFERIARMEELVEAIKLGLELKFGPEALNLVPEISSLEDVELLRAVRNGIKTATTVDELRQIYQSSTTDNLPEN
- a CDS encoding DNA cytosine methyltransferase, encoding MTKSVIAKLSLIPEKFLDNDLKAPQPHSQGCLYPYLETKRLLDGSNAFYPRVIGERDPNDPFCWRWGFNWKEKHNGVWKGKSIGSIPPGAVHMIRTLQQQGATKEDIIAFIKKAKSKKSSPKLDVCKNFDNTKLKPVLPDDAPIAVILFAGGGGIEAGMVEAGIRPVIAVEFDPSKPELSRAIAKTHDHNFNEYGCRIIQLTVQEIARLGFLGFPRRPDYLHASPVCANFSQAHTAKAGKGIETPDDLSAAIAVAEAIQQLQLRVFTLENVPRYQNSQSFAIILNALEQEGYSVNYSVVNMADFGLPQARRRLVLVASRGFRVALPSGATPCGWYTASFTDS